A genomic window from Camarhynchus parvulus chromosome 27, STF_HiC, whole genome shotgun sequence includes:
- the UBTF gene encoding nucleolar transcription factor 1 isoform X1, which translates to MNGEAECPADLEMTAPKNQDRWSQEDMLTLLECMKNNLPSNDGSKFKTTESHLDWEKVAFKDFSGEMCKMKWMEISNEVRKFRTLTELIMDAEEHVKNPYKGKKLKKHPDFPKKPLTPYFRFFMEKRAKYAKLHPEMSNLDLTKILSKKYKELPEKKKMKYIQDFQREKQEFERNLARFREDHPDLIQNAKKSDVPEKPKTPQQLWYNHEKKIYLKVRPDATTKEVKESLGKQWSQLSDKKRLKWIHKALEQRKEYEEIMRDYIQKHPELNISEEGITRSTLTKAERQLKDKFDGRPTKPPPNSYSLYCAELMANMKDVPSTERMVLCSQQWKLLSQKEKDAYHKKCDQKKKDYEIELLRFLESLPEEEQQRVLGEEKMLGSNRKGATSPASKKSSPETGKASSEKPKRPISAMFIFSEEKRKQLQEERPELSESELTRLLARMWNDLSEKKKAKYKAREAAMKAQSEKKHGSDKEERGKLPESPKTAEEIWQQSVIGDYLARFKNDRGKALKAMEATWNNMEKKEKLMWIKKAAEDQKRYERELSEMRAPPCSTNSTKKMKFQGEPKKPPMNGYQKFSQELLSNGELNHLPLKERMVEIGSRWQRISQGQKDHYKKLAEEQQKQYKVHLDIWLKSLSPQERAAYKEHISNKRKSIGKIRGPNPKMKPTMQSKSESEDDDEEEEEEEDDDEDEDDDDDNGDSSEEAGDSSESSSEEESEDGDECECRVSHQSESFTPVQLKSDYAGWRWGQKPCPCLVLATGQNDDDDEDEDDEDEDDNDSEGSSSSSSSSGDSSDSDSN; encoded by the exons ATGAACGGCGAAGCTGAGTGCCCTGCAGACCTGGAAATGACAGCTCCCAAAAACCAAG ACCGCTGGTCGCAGGAGGACATGCTAACCCTCCTGGAGTGCATGAAGAATAACCTGCCCTCCAACGACGGGAGCAAGTTCAAAACCACCGAGTCCCACCTGGACTGGGAAAAAGTGGCTTTCAAGGACTTCTCAGGGGAGATGTGCAAGATGAAGTGGATGGAGATCTCTAATGAG GTGAGGAAATTCCGGACCCTCACAGAGCTCATTATGGATGCTGAAGAGCACGTGAAGAATCCTTACAAAGGCAAAAAGCTCAAG AAACACCCCGACTTCCCCAAGAAGCCCCTGACTCCCTATTTCCGCTTCTTCATGGAGAAGCGAGCCAAATACGCCAAGCTTCACCCCGAAATGAGCAACCTGGATCTCACCAAGATCCTGTCCAAAAAATACAAGGAGCTTCCCGAGAAGAAAAAG ATGAAATACATCCAGGACTTCCAGCGAGAGAAGCAGGAGTTTGAGAGGAACTTGGCGAGGTTCAG GGAAGACCACCCGGATCTCATCCAGAACGCCAAGAAATCTGACGTCCCCGAGAAGCCCAAGACCCCCCAGCAGCTGTGGTACAACCACGAGAAGAAGATCTACTTGAAAGTGCGTCCAGAT GCCACCACGAAGGAGGTGAAAGAGTCGCTGGGCAAGCAGTGGTCTCAACTCTCGGATAAAAAGAGGCTGAAATGGATTCATAAGGCCCTGGAACAGCGGAAGGAGTACGAG gagATCATGCGGGATTACATCCAGAAGCACCCGGAGCTGAACATCAGCGAGGAGGGAATCACCCGCTCCACCCTCACCAAGGCCGAGAGGCAGCTCAAGGACAAGTTCGACGGACGACCCACGAAGCCTCCCCC GAATAGCTACTCCCTGTACTGTGCAGAGCTGATGGCCAACATGAAAGACGTGCCCAGCACGGAGcggatggtgctgtgcagccagcagtggaagctgctctcccagaaggaaaaggacGCCTACCACAAAAAGTGTGACCAG aaaaagaaagattacGAGATCGAGCTGCTCCGCTTCCTGGAG AGCCTGCccgaggaggagcagcagcggGTGCTGGGTGAGGAGAAGATGCTGGGCAGCAACCGGAAAGGGGCGACGAGTCCTGCATCCAAAAAATCCTCACCAGAGACCGGCAAG GCCAGCTCAGAGAAGCCCAAGAGGCCCATCTCAGCCATGTTCATCTTCTCGGAGGAGAAGcggaagcagctgcaggaggagcggCCGGAGCTGTCAGAGAGTGAGCTGACCCGGCTCCTGGCCCGCATGTGGAACGACCTCTCCGAGAAGAAGAAG gcCAAGTACAAGGCGCGGGAAGCAGCGATGAAGGCGCAGTCAGAGAAGAAGCACGGCTCAGATAAGGAGGAGCGTGGGAAGCTGCCCGAGTCTCCCAAAACTGCTGAGGAGATCTGGCAACAGAGCGTCATCGGGGACTACCTGGCTCGTTTCAAG AACGACCGGGGCAAAGCGCTGAAGGCCATGGAGGCCACTTGGAACaacatggagaagaaggagaagctgATGTGGATcaagaaggcagcagaggatCAGAAACGATATGAG AGGGAGCTGAGTGAGATGCGGGCCCCTCCGTGCTCCACCAACTCCaccaagaaaatgaaattccagGGAGAGCCGAAGAAACCCCCAAT GAACGGTTACCAGAAGTTctcccaggagctcctgtccAACGGGGAGCTGAACCACCTCCCGCTGAAGGAGCGCATGGTGGAGATCGGCAGCCGCTGGCAGCGCATCTCCCAGGGCCAGAAGGACCACTACAAAAAactggcagaggagcagcagaaacagtACAAGGTGCACCTCGACATCTGGCTCAAG agcctCTCGCCCCAGGAGCGGGCTGCGTACAAGGAACACATTTCCAAC AAACGCAAGAGCATAGGGAAGATCCGGGGTCCCAACCCCAAGATGAAGCCAACAATGCAGTCCAAGTCG GAGTCCGAGGACGATGacgaggaggaagaggaggaggaggatgacgatgaagatgaggatgacGATGATGACAACGGTGACTCGTCAGAGGAAGCCGGCGACTCCTCGGAGTCCAGCAGCGAGGAGGAGAGCGAGGACGGGGACGAG TGTGAATGCCGAGTAAGTCACCAGAGTGAAAGCTTTACACCGGTGCAACTGAAATCAGACTATGCTGGATGGCGCTGGGGGCAGAAACCGTGTCCGTGCCTTGTGCTCGCCACCGGACAG AACGACGAcgatgatgaggatgaggatgatgaggatgaggatgacaACGActcagagggcagcagcagttcctcctcctcctcgggggACTCCTCCGACTCCGACTCCAACTGA
- the UBTF gene encoding nucleolar transcription factor 1 isoform X2: MNGEAECPADLEMTAPKNQDRWSQEDMLTLLECMKNNLPSNDGSKFKTTESHLDWEKVAFKDFSGEMCKMKWMEISNEVRKFRTLTELIMDAEEHVKNPYKGKKLKKHPDFPKKPLTPYFRFFMEKRAKYAKLHPEMSNLDLTKILSKKYKELPEKKKMKYIQDFQREKQEFERNLARFREDHPDLIQNAKKSDVPEKPKTPQQLWYNHEKKIYLKVRPDVSTEIMRDYIQKHPELNISEEGITRSTLTKAERQLKDKFDGRPTKPPPNSYSLYCAELMANMKDVPSTERMVLCSQQWKLLSQKEKDAYHKKCDQKKKDYEIELLRFLESLPEEEQQRVLGEEKMLGSNRKGATSPASKKSSPETGKASSEKPKRPISAMFIFSEEKRKQLQEERPELSESELTRLLARMWNDLSEKKKAKYKAREAAMKAQSEKKHGSDKEERGKLPESPKTAEEIWQQSVIGDYLARFKNDRGKALKAMEATWNNMEKKEKLMWIKKAAEDQKRYERELSEMRAPPCSTNSTKKMKFQGEPKKPPMNGYQKFSQELLSNGELNHLPLKERMVEIGSRWQRISQGQKDHYKKLAEEQQKQYKVHLDIWLKSLSPQERAAYKEHISNKRKSIGKIRGPNPKMKPTMQSKSESEDDDEEEEEEEDDDEDEDDDDDNGDSSEEAGDSSESSSEEESEDGDECECRVSHQSESFTPVQLKSDYAGWRWGQKPCPCLVLATGQNDDDDEDEDDEDEDDNDSEGSSSSSSSSGDSSDSDSN, translated from the exons ATGAACGGCGAAGCTGAGTGCCCTGCAGACCTGGAAATGACAGCTCCCAAAAACCAAG ACCGCTGGTCGCAGGAGGACATGCTAACCCTCCTGGAGTGCATGAAGAATAACCTGCCCTCCAACGACGGGAGCAAGTTCAAAACCACCGAGTCCCACCTGGACTGGGAAAAAGTGGCTTTCAAGGACTTCTCAGGGGAGATGTGCAAGATGAAGTGGATGGAGATCTCTAATGAG GTGAGGAAATTCCGGACCCTCACAGAGCTCATTATGGATGCTGAAGAGCACGTGAAGAATCCTTACAAAGGCAAAAAGCTCAAG AAACACCCCGACTTCCCCAAGAAGCCCCTGACTCCCTATTTCCGCTTCTTCATGGAGAAGCGAGCCAAATACGCCAAGCTTCACCCCGAAATGAGCAACCTGGATCTCACCAAGATCCTGTCCAAAAAATACAAGGAGCTTCCCGAGAAGAAAAAG ATGAAATACATCCAGGACTTCCAGCGAGAGAAGCAGGAGTTTGAGAGGAACTTGGCGAGGTTCAG GGAAGACCACCCGGATCTCATCCAGAACGCCAAGAAATCTGACGTCCCCGAGAAGCCCAAGACCCCCCAGCAGCTGTGGTACAACCACGAGAAGAAGATCTACTTGAAAGTGCGTCCAGATGTGAGTACG gagATCATGCGGGATTACATCCAGAAGCACCCGGAGCTGAACATCAGCGAGGAGGGAATCACCCGCTCCACCCTCACCAAGGCCGAGAGGCAGCTCAAGGACAAGTTCGACGGACGACCCACGAAGCCTCCCCC GAATAGCTACTCCCTGTACTGTGCAGAGCTGATGGCCAACATGAAAGACGTGCCCAGCACGGAGcggatggtgctgtgcagccagcagtggaagctgctctcccagaaggaaaaggacGCCTACCACAAAAAGTGTGACCAG aaaaagaaagattacGAGATCGAGCTGCTCCGCTTCCTGGAG AGCCTGCccgaggaggagcagcagcggGTGCTGGGTGAGGAGAAGATGCTGGGCAGCAACCGGAAAGGGGCGACGAGTCCTGCATCCAAAAAATCCTCACCAGAGACCGGCAAG GCCAGCTCAGAGAAGCCCAAGAGGCCCATCTCAGCCATGTTCATCTTCTCGGAGGAGAAGcggaagcagctgcaggaggagcggCCGGAGCTGTCAGAGAGTGAGCTGACCCGGCTCCTGGCCCGCATGTGGAACGACCTCTCCGAGAAGAAGAAG gcCAAGTACAAGGCGCGGGAAGCAGCGATGAAGGCGCAGTCAGAGAAGAAGCACGGCTCAGATAAGGAGGAGCGTGGGAAGCTGCCCGAGTCTCCCAAAACTGCTGAGGAGATCTGGCAACAGAGCGTCATCGGGGACTACCTGGCTCGTTTCAAG AACGACCGGGGCAAAGCGCTGAAGGCCATGGAGGCCACTTGGAACaacatggagaagaaggagaagctgATGTGGATcaagaaggcagcagaggatCAGAAACGATATGAG AGGGAGCTGAGTGAGATGCGGGCCCCTCCGTGCTCCACCAACTCCaccaagaaaatgaaattccagGGAGAGCCGAAGAAACCCCCAAT GAACGGTTACCAGAAGTTctcccaggagctcctgtccAACGGGGAGCTGAACCACCTCCCGCTGAAGGAGCGCATGGTGGAGATCGGCAGCCGCTGGCAGCGCATCTCCCAGGGCCAGAAGGACCACTACAAAAAactggcagaggagcagcagaaacagtACAAGGTGCACCTCGACATCTGGCTCAAG agcctCTCGCCCCAGGAGCGGGCTGCGTACAAGGAACACATTTCCAAC AAACGCAAGAGCATAGGGAAGATCCGGGGTCCCAACCCCAAGATGAAGCCAACAATGCAGTCCAAGTCG GAGTCCGAGGACGATGacgaggaggaagaggaggaggaggatgacgatgaagatgaggatgacGATGATGACAACGGTGACTCGTCAGAGGAAGCCGGCGACTCCTCGGAGTCCAGCAGCGAGGAGGAGAGCGAGGACGGGGACGAG TGTGAATGCCGAGTAAGTCACCAGAGTGAAAGCTTTACACCGGTGCAACTGAAATCAGACTATGCTGGATGGCGCTGGGGGCAGAAACCGTGTCCGTGCCTTGTGCTCGCCACCGGACAG AACGACGAcgatgatgaggatgaggatgatgaggatgaggatgacaACGActcagagggcagcagcagttcctcctcctcctcgggggACTCCTCCGACTCCGACTCCAACTGA
- the UBTF gene encoding nucleolar transcription factor 1 isoform X3: MNGEAECPADLEMTAPKNQDRWSQEDMLTLLECMKNNLPSNDGSKFKTTESHLDWEKVAFKDFSGEMCKMKWMEISNEVRKFRTLTELIMDAEEHVKNPYKGKKLKKHPDFPKKPLTPYFRFFMEKRAKYAKLHPEMSNLDLTKILSKKYKELPEKKKMKYIQDFQREKQEFERNLARFREDHPDLIQNAKKSDVPEKPKTPQQLWYNHEKKIYLKVRPDEIMRDYIQKHPELNISEEGITRSTLTKAERQLKDKFDGRPTKPPPNSYSLYCAELMANMKDVPSTERMVLCSQQWKLLSQKEKDAYHKKCDQKKKDYEIELLRFLESLPEEEQQRVLGEEKMLGSNRKGATSPASKKSSPETGKASSEKPKRPISAMFIFSEEKRKQLQEERPELSESELTRLLARMWNDLSEKKKAKYKAREAAMKAQSEKKHGSDKEERGKLPESPKTAEEIWQQSVIGDYLARFKNDRGKALKAMEATWNNMEKKEKLMWIKKAAEDQKRYERELSEMRAPPCSTNSTKKMKFQGEPKKPPMNGYQKFSQELLSNGELNHLPLKERMVEIGSRWQRISQGQKDHYKKLAEEQQKQYKVHLDIWLKSLSPQERAAYKEHISNKRKSIGKIRGPNPKMKPTMQSKSESEDDDEEEEEEEDDDEDEDDDDDNGDSSEEAGDSSESSSEEESEDGDECECRVSHQSESFTPVQLKSDYAGWRWGQKPCPCLVLATGQNDDDDEDEDDEDEDDNDSEGSSSSSSSSGDSSDSDSN; the protein is encoded by the exons ATGAACGGCGAAGCTGAGTGCCCTGCAGACCTGGAAATGACAGCTCCCAAAAACCAAG ACCGCTGGTCGCAGGAGGACATGCTAACCCTCCTGGAGTGCATGAAGAATAACCTGCCCTCCAACGACGGGAGCAAGTTCAAAACCACCGAGTCCCACCTGGACTGGGAAAAAGTGGCTTTCAAGGACTTCTCAGGGGAGATGTGCAAGATGAAGTGGATGGAGATCTCTAATGAG GTGAGGAAATTCCGGACCCTCACAGAGCTCATTATGGATGCTGAAGAGCACGTGAAGAATCCTTACAAAGGCAAAAAGCTCAAG AAACACCCCGACTTCCCCAAGAAGCCCCTGACTCCCTATTTCCGCTTCTTCATGGAGAAGCGAGCCAAATACGCCAAGCTTCACCCCGAAATGAGCAACCTGGATCTCACCAAGATCCTGTCCAAAAAATACAAGGAGCTTCCCGAGAAGAAAAAG ATGAAATACATCCAGGACTTCCAGCGAGAGAAGCAGGAGTTTGAGAGGAACTTGGCGAGGTTCAG GGAAGACCACCCGGATCTCATCCAGAACGCCAAGAAATCTGACGTCCCCGAGAAGCCCAAGACCCCCCAGCAGCTGTGGTACAACCACGAGAAGAAGATCTACTTGAAAGTGCGTCCAGAT gagATCATGCGGGATTACATCCAGAAGCACCCGGAGCTGAACATCAGCGAGGAGGGAATCACCCGCTCCACCCTCACCAAGGCCGAGAGGCAGCTCAAGGACAAGTTCGACGGACGACCCACGAAGCCTCCCCC GAATAGCTACTCCCTGTACTGTGCAGAGCTGATGGCCAACATGAAAGACGTGCCCAGCACGGAGcggatggtgctgtgcagccagcagtggaagctgctctcccagaaggaaaaggacGCCTACCACAAAAAGTGTGACCAG aaaaagaaagattacGAGATCGAGCTGCTCCGCTTCCTGGAG AGCCTGCccgaggaggagcagcagcggGTGCTGGGTGAGGAGAAGATGCTGGGCAGCAACCGGAAAGGGGCGACGAGTCCTGCATCCAAAAAATCCTCACCAGAGACCGGCAAG GCCAGCTCAGAGAAGCCCAAGAGGCCCATCTCAGCCATGTTCATCTTCTCGGAGGAGAAGcggaagcagctgcaggaggagcggCCGGAGCTGTCAGAGAGTGAGCTGACCCGGCTCCTGGCCCGCATGTGGAACGACCTCTCCGAGAAGAAGAAG gcCAAGTACAAGGCGCGGGAAGCAGCGATGAAGGCGCAGTCAGAGAAGAAGCACGGCTCAGATAAGGAGGAGCGTGGGAAGCTGCCCGAGTCTCCCAAAACTGCTGAGGAGATCTGGCAACAGAGCGTCATCGGGGACTACCTGGCTCGTTTCAAG AACGACCGGGGCAAAGCGCTGAAGGCCATGGAGGCCACTTGGAACaacatggagaagaaggagaagctgATGTGGATcaagaaggcagcagaggatCAGAAACGATATGAG AGGGAGCTGAGTGAGATGCGGGCCCCTCCGTGCTCCACCAACTCCaccaagaaaatgaaattccagGGAGAGCCGAAGAAACCCCCAAT GAACGGTTACCAGAAGTTctcccaggagctcctgtccAACGGGGAGCTGAACCACCTCCCGCTGAAGGAGCGCATGGTGGAGATCGGCAGCCGCTGGCAGCGCATCTCCCAGGGCCAGAAGGACCACTACAAAAAactggcagaggagcagcagaaacagtACAAGGTGCACCTCGACATCTGGCTCAAG agcctCTCGCCCCAGGAGCGGGCTGCGTACAAGGAACACATTTCCAAC AAACGCAAGAGCATAGGGAAGATCCGGGGTCCCAACCCCAAGATGAAGCCAACAATGCAGTCCAAGTCG GAGTCCGAGGACGATGacgaggaggaagaggaggaggaggatgacgatgaagatgaggatgacGATGATGACAACGGTGACTCGTCAGAGGAAGCCGGCGACTCCTCGGAGTCCAGCAGCGAGGAGGAGAGCGAGGACGGGGACGAG TGTGAATGCCGAGTAAGTCACCAGAGTGAAAGCTTTACACCGGTGCAACTGAAATCAGACTATGCTGGATGGCGCTGGGGGCAGAAACCGTGTCCGTGCCTTGTGCTCGCCACCGGACAG AACGACGAcgatgatgaggatgaggatgatgaggatgaggatgacaACGActcagagggcagcagcagttcctcctcctcctcgggggACTCCTCCGACTCCGACTCCAACTGA
- the UBTF gene encoding nucleolar transcription factor 1 isoform X5, whose translation MNGEAECPADLEMTAPKNQDRWSQEDMLTLLECMKNNLPSNDGSKFKTTESHLDWEKVAFKDFSGEMCKMKWMEISNEVRKFRTLTELIMDAEEHVKNPYKGKKLKKHPDFPKKPLTPYFRFFMEKRAKYAKLHPEMSNLDLTKILSKKYKELPEKKKMKYIQDFQREKQEFERNLARFREDHPDLIQNAKKSDVPEKPKTPQQLWYNHEKKIYLKVRPDEIMRDYIQKHPELNISEEGITRSTLTKAERQLKDKFDGRPTKPPPNSYSLYCAELMANMKDVPSTERMVLCSQQWKLLSQKEKDAYHKKCDQKKKDYEIELLRFLESLPEEEQQRVLGEEKMLGSNRKGATSPASKKSSPETGKASSEKPKRPISAMFIFSEEKRKQLQEERPELSESELTRLLARMWNDLSEKKKAKYKAREAAMKAQSEKKHGSDKEERGKLPESPKTAEEIWQQSVIGDYLARFKNDRGKALKAMEATWNNMEKKEKLMWIKKAAEDQKRYERELSEMRAPPCSTNSTKKMKFQGEPKKPPMNGYQKFSQELLSNGELNHLPLKERMVEIGSRWQRISQGQKDHYKKLAEEQQKQYKVHLDIWLKSLSPQERAAYKEHISNKRKSIGKIRGPNPKMKPTMQSKSESEDDDEEEEEEEDDDEDEDDDDDNGDSSEEAGDSSESSSEEESEDGDENDDDDEDEDDEDEDDNDSEGSSSSSSSSGDSSDSDSN comes from the exons ATGAACGGCGAAGCTGAGTGCCCTGCAGACCTGGAAATGACAGCTCCCAAAAACCAAG ACCGCTGGTCGCAGGAGGACATGCTAACCCTCCTGGAGTGCATGAAGAATAACCTGCCCTCCAACGACGGGAGCAAGTTCAAAACCACCGAGTCCCACCTGGACTGGGAAAAAGTGGCTTTCAAGGACTTCTCAGGGGAGATGTGCAAGATGAAGTGGATGGAGATCTCTAATGAG GTGAGGAAATTCCGGACCCTCACAGAGCTCATTATGGATGCTGAAGAGCACGTGAAGAATCCTTACAAAGGCAAAAAGCTCAAG AAACACCCCGACTTCCCCAAGAAGCCCCTGACTCCCTATTTCCGCTTCTTCATGGAGAAGCGAGCCAAATACGCCAAGCTTCACCCCGAAATGAGCAACCTGGATCTCACCAAGATCCTGTCCAAAAAATACAAGGAGCTTCCCGAGAAGAAAAAG ATGAAATACATCCAGGACTTCCAGCGAGAGAAGCAGGAGTTTGAGAGGAACTTGGCGAGGTTCAG GGAAGACCACCCGGATCTCATCCAGAACGCCAAGAAATCTGACGTCCCCGAGAAGCCCAAGACCCCCCAGCAGCTGTGGTACAACCACGAGAAGAAGATCTACTTGAAAGTGCGTCCAGAT gagATCATGCGGGATTACATCCAGAAGCACCCGGAGCTGAACATCAGCGAGGAGGGAATCACCCGCTCCACCCTCACCAAGGCCGAGAGGCAGCTCAAGGACAAGTTCGACGGACGACCCACGAAGCCTCCCCC GAATAGCTACTCCCTGTACTGTGCAGAGCTGATGGCCAACATGAAAGACGTGCCCAGCACGGAGcggatggtgctgtgcagccagcagtggaagctgctctcccagaaggaaaaggacGCCTACCACAAAAAGTGTGACCAG aaaaagaaagattacGAGATCGAGCTGCTCCGCTTCCTGGAG AGCCTGCccgaggaggagcagcagcggGTGCTGGGTGAGGAGAAGATGCTGGGCAGCAACCGGAAAGGGGCGACGAGTCCTGCATCCAAAAAATCCTCACCAGAGACCGGCAAG GCCAGCTCAGAGAAGCCCAAGAGGCCCATCTCAGCCATGTTCATCTTCTCGGAGGAGAAGcggaagcagctgcaggaggagcggCCGGAGCTGTCAGAGAGTGAGCTGACCCGGCTCCTGGCCCGCATGTGGAACGACCTCTCCGAGAAGAAGAAG gcCAAGTACAAGGCGCGGGAAGCAGCGATGAAGGCGCAGTCAGAGAAGAAGCACGGCTCAGATAAGGAGGAGCGTGGGAAGCTGCCCGAGTCTCCCAAAACTGCTGAGGAGATCTGGCAACAGAGCGTCATCGGGGACTACCTGGCTCGTTTCAAG AACGACCGGGGCAAAGCGCTGAAGGCCATGGAGGCCACTTGGAACaacatggagaagaaggagaagctgATGTGGATcaagaaggcagcagaggatCAGAAACGATATGAG AGGGAGCTGAGTGAGATGCGGGCCCCTCCGTGCTCCACCAACTCCaccaagaaaatgaaattccagGGAGAGCCGAAGAAACCCCCAAT GAACGGTTACCAGAAGTTctcccaggagctcctgtccAACGGGGAGCTGAACCACCTCCCGCTGAAGGAGCGCATGGTGGAGATCGGCAGCCGCTGGCAGCGCATCTCCCAGGGCCAGAAGGACCACTACAAAAAactggcagaggagcagcagaaacagtACAAGGTGCACCTCGACATCTGGCTCAAG agcctCTCGCCCCAGGAGCGGGCTGCGTACAAGGAACACATTTCCAAC AAACGCAAGAGCATAGGGAAGATCCGGGGTCCCAACCCCAAGATGAAGCCAACAATGCAGTCCAAGTCG GAGTCCGAGGACGATGacgaggaggaagaggaggaggaggatgacgatgaagatgaggatgacGATGATGACAACGGTGACTCGTCAGAGGAAGCCGGCGACTCCTCGGAGTCCAGCAGCGAGGAGGAGAGCGAGGACGGGGACGAG AACGACGAcgatgatgaggatgaggatgatgaggatgaggatgacaACGActcagagggcagcagcagttcctcctcctcctcgggggACTCCTCCGACTCCGACTCCAACTGA